The following are encoded in a window of Sandaracinaceae bacterium genomic DNA:
- a CDS encoding M23 family metallopeptidase — protein MDRRDTTRCLAALALCLAALALRPSEGVRAQGGSPPPAPPQAEPPVNSQVEPGEEWVEFEDGHTGEIVRAPARDQLPPALPVEEVVVPEVPPDDSQPIATPMPTEWVPNVGSQCRRRRRHRFCDGPLRVPEPYGDAAALATRLRLGTRAGQHVLEHAARPEWVAEVQGRVSNTLRWPVDGGNLWRGLVARRGRRPEHTGVDIGAREGTFVLAANDGLVIYAHNDITGYGNMVTVVHGDGTSTMYAHLRAAYVFPGMRVRRAQVLGELGNTGISHGPHLHFEWRIEGLPTNPLPRFTRVPPRAELRMRQLEAER, from the coding sequence ATGGATCGTCGTGACACCACGCGGTGTCTTGCCGCGCTCGCGCTCTGCCTGGCGGCCCTCGCCCTGCGGCCCTCGGAGGGCGTGCGAGCCCAGGGCGGCAGCCCACCACCCGCCCCGCCCCAGGCCGAGCCCCCGGTGAACAGCCAGGTCGAGCCGGGCGAAGAGTGGGTGGAGTTCGAAGACGGGCACACCGGCGAGATCGTTCGCGCTCCCGCGCGGGACCAGCTGCCGCCCGCGCTGCCCGTGGAAGAAGTGGTGGTCCCCGAGGTCCCGCCGGACGACAGCCAGCCCATCGCCACCCCGATGCCCACCGAGTGGGTCCCCAACGTGGGGTCGCAGTGCCGGCGTCGGCGGCGGCACCGGTTCTGCGATGGCCCGCTGCGTGTGCCCGAGCCCTATGGGGACGCGGCCGCGCTGGCCACGCGTCTTCGGCTGGGCACCCGCGCCGGTCAGCACGTGCTCGAGCACGCGGCCCGTCCCGAGTGGGTGGCGGAGGTGCAGGGCCGGGTGAGCAACACGCTGCGCTGGCCGGTGGATGGCGGAAACCTCTGGCGCGGGCTGGTCGCGCGGCGCGGGCGGCGTCCCGAGCACACCGGCGTGGACATCGGCGCGCGGGAGGGCACGTTCGTGCTGGCGGCCAACGACGGGCTCGTCATCTACGCCCACAACGACATCACCGGCTACGGCAACATGGTGACGGTGGTGCACGGTGACGGGACCTCCACCATGTACGCGCACCTCCGCGCCGCTTATGTGTTCCCCGGCATGCGTGTGCGCCGGGCCCAGGTGCTGGGCGAGCTCGGCAACACGGGCATCTCGCACGGCCCCCATCTGCACTTCGAGTGGCGCATCGAGGGGCTGCCCACCAACCCGCTGCCGCGCTTCACGCGCGTGCCACCCCGGGCGGAGCTTCGCATGCGCCAGCTCGAGGCCGAGCGCTGA
- a CDS encoding SDR family oxidoreductase — protein sequence MGDDEPGAVLVTGICGRLGKLLVRRLHRTERVVGIDRRRFPDKPKDVIHYQVDVRRKKTRDVFRTERVSAVVHLGVLHDPRVGERERHDWNIVAFQKLLDYIVEYDVKKLVVLSSAAVYGPHADNPQFLAEDAPLLGAQGFGAIRDLIELDMLAQSFFWRHPDTETVILRPCHILGGVRNAASNYLRLERPLTVLGFDPMMQAIHENDVVRAIEHALRPGAKGIFNLRGAGELPLSKIFRKLGTTPIPIPGALATSMLDRLFRYHLSSFPAPELDHLRYICMVDDTRAREVLGFTPAYDLEQTIEAVVSPRAWVAAR from the coding sequence CTGGGTGACGACGAGCCGGGTGCGGTGCTGGTCACCGGCATCTGCGGTCGCCTCGGCAAGCTGTTGGTGCGCCGCCTGCACCGCACCGAGCGCGTGGTGGGCATCGACCGGCGTCGGTTCCCCGACAAGCCCAAAGACGTGATCCACTACCAGGTGGACGTGCGCCGCAAGAAGACGCGCGACGTGTTCCGCACCGAGCGCGTGAGCGCCGTCGTGCACCTGGGCGTGCTGCACGACCCGCGCGTGGGTGAGCGCGAGCGGCACGACTGGAACATCGTCGCGTTCCAGAAGCTGCTGGACTACATCGTCGAGTACGACGTGAAGAAGCTGGTGGTGCTCTCGAGCGCCGCGGTCTACGGGCCGCACGCCGACAACCCGCAGTTCCTGGCCGAGGACGCGCCGCTGCTCGGCGCGCAGGGCTTCGGCGCCATCCGCGACCTCATCGAGCTCGACATGCTGGCCCAGTCGTTCTTCTGGCGGCACCCGGACACCGAGACCGTCATCCTGCGGCCGTGTCACATCCTGGGCGGAGTCCGCAACGCAGCCAGCAACTACTTGCGCCTCGAGCGGCCGCTCACGGTGTTGGGCTTCGACCCCATGATGCAGGCCATCCACGAGAACGACGTCGTGCGGGCCATCGAGCACGCGCTGCGCCCGGGGGCCAAGGGCATCTTCAACCTGCGGGGCGCGGGTGAGCTGCCGCTGAGCAAGATCTTCCGCAAGCTGGGCACCACGCCCATCCCCATCCCCGGTGCGCTCGCCACCAGCATGCTGGACCGCCTCTTCCGCTACCACCTGTCCAGCTTCCCCGCGCCCGAGCTGGATCACCTGCGGTACATTTGCATGGTGGACGACACCCGCGCTCGCGAGGTGCTGGGGTTCACTCCCGCCTACGACCTCGAGCAGACCATCGAGGCCGTCGTCAGCCCCCGTGCCTGGGTCGCTGCGCGCTGA